In Patescibacteria group bacterium, the genomic window GTGTCTTTTTTAACAATTTTTCTTCTTTCTTTGATTTTGTTTTAATTCTTTTAATTGTATTTCGTGATGTCATTTTTTTTCACCATTTTTAGACTTCGGCATAAAATTTATGCCGAATTACTAACCAAATGATAACATTATATTATAAATTTGTCAATAGCTAAATTTATGCCTAAAAATTTAACAAAAAAACAATACTGGGAGCTATTCCAAAAGCTCTCTGACGAATTAAAAACCCAACTTTTATCTGAAGAAACAGCCAGAAGCATTCTTGATATTTGTGACAGGTATAAAGTAGAACAGGTTCCGCAAATTGCCAGCACAACTGGCGATGTTTTGCTGGGCATATTAAGGCCTGATGAATTTCAAGAAACCATTGAGCAGAAATTAGAATTAGATAAAAATGTAGCAAAAAAAATAGCTCAGGAAATTAACCGCTTCATTTTCTTTCCTGTGAAAAGAAGCTTGGAAGACATTTATAATATGGAAATCACTCCACCAGCTCAGATGGAAATTCCAGGGCCAATAAAGAAAGAGTCTGTAAAAACAGGAAAAAAAGATACTTATAGAGAACCTGTAGAATAATTATGAGATTTACTGTTCCTCAATTTATTGAACATGAGGCTAAAATAGTGGGGCCTTTAACTTTTAAGCAGTTTACATATATTGGCATTGCAGGAGCAATCTGTTTTATTCTATATTTTAGTGTTTCTTTCCCATTATTTCTTTTAGCTTCTGTCGTGCTAGTTGGAGGAGGCATGGCATTGGCATTTTTAAAAATTGGGGGAAGATCACTTCCTGGTGTTATTGGAAGCTTTCTAAGGTTCAAGCTTACGCCTAAAATGTATTTGTGGAAGAGAAAACAAGGAACAATTTCAATCTTGAAACAAAAAAAGGCAGAGAAAAAAGAAGAAGAAACGTCTTTAAAGATTGTTAAGAAAAGCCAGTTGAAAAATATTCAAACTGAAATAGAAACAAAAACTAAGTAATATGGCAAATGCAGCTACTCAACAAGTAATAGAAATAGACAAGATTAAGGAAGGAGTAATTATTTTAAGGAATAAAGCTTTAAGGGGGGTATTAATGGTTTCCTCAAGTAATTTTGCATTGAAATCAGAAGAAGAACAAAATGCCATAACTTTTCAATTTCAGAATTTCTTAAATTCCTTGGATTTTTCCATTGAAATGGTTGTTCAATCGAAAAAACTAAACATTACTGGTTATTTGGAAAAATTAAAAGAATTAGAAGCTAAACAAAAAAATGAACTTTTAAAGATTCAAATTACTGAATACCAGAAGTTTATTAGAGAGATGATAAGAGGCAGCGCAATAATGTCTAAGCAGTTTTTTGTGATAGTACCTTTTAGCTTAATTGAACTGCCAAGATTAACTGCTGAAGAGAAAAAACAAAAAACCTCATCTTTAACAGAAGAAAAATTC contains:
- a CDS encoding PrgI family protein — encoded protein: MRFTVPQFIEHEAKIVGPLTFKQFTYIGIAGAICFILYFSVSFPLFLLASVVLVGGGMALAFLKIGGRSLPGVIGSFLRFKLTPKMYLWKRKQGTISILKQKKAEKKEEETSLKIVKKSQLKNIQTEIETKTK